Below is a genomic region from Campylobacter geochelonis.
AAATTAAACATAAATATAGCGATATGTGCCTTGAAATGGGCGAAAGCTCTGATAGCACGTTTTCAAAAGAGCATACATGGCGAACTCTTTATATGAAAAATTGCGATAAAGTTGATACTGCTCGCTCAACTTGGAAGTTTGATTCTTAAATGAAGCTACTTTTTATAATCACTGCTGTGGTTGCTGGTATGATGCTGCCTTTACAAGCTGTGCTAAACTCGGCACTTGGCGCAAGTATAAAACAACCACTTTTTGCAGCTTTTGCATCATTTCTTATAGGAACAATCACGCTTTTCATAGCACTTTTAATCATCAAATTTGACTTTTATAGCATCGTGCAAACCAAATCCGCACCACCAATCGTGTGGCTAGGTGGAGTTATAGGAGCTTTTTATGTTTGGATAGTTATAGTTGCAACGCCTATTTTAGGTGCTTCTTTAACATTTGCCACGCTTATTTTGGGGCAGATGTTGATATCTATAATGCTTGATCATTATGGCGTTTTTGGTTTGCCTGTTGTGGAGATTTCACTAAGTAGGATAGCTGGGGTTTTGTTGATACTTTTTGGTATTTTTTTGATAAAAAAGTTTTAAATTTAGGCTTTTTAGCCTAAATTTTCAGATATAGATAGCACTTCAAAATACTCATTTTCCATATTTTGTAAATCGCCCTTTTTCTCTTCAAGCTCTTCAAAAAGCTCTTGAAGCCCTATTTTTTGATAGATTTCTGGATTTGATAGTGCGTGGTTTAGCTCTTTTATGCGCTTTTCTATGGCTTCGATTCTAGCTGGATACTCTTCTAGAATTTTGTTTTGTTTATAGCTGAGTTTTTTGTTTTGAGTTTTCTCTTTTTGCTTTATTTCTTGCTCTTTTTCAGCCTCTTTTGCCAAATCTTCAAGCTCATCAATTTCATCTTCTAACTCTAAATACTCACTGTATTCCATATAAGTTTGATTTATCTTGCTTCCTTCAAAAACCCAAAGCTTATTTGTTATCTTATCGACAAAGTATCTATCGTGACTTACTATGATAACAGCTCCTTCAAAGCTCATCAAATACTCTTCTAAGATGTTGATTGTAGCGATATCAAGGTCGTTTGTCGGCTCATCTAAAATCAAGCAGTCATATTGCTGAGTAAAGAGTTTAGCCAACGCCAAGCGGTTTTTCTCTCCACCACTTAGCACGCTTACTGGCTTATCTAAATACTCTTTTGGAAAAAGAAAATTTTTAAGATACCCATAAACATGCATATAATGCCCTCTTACAGTGATATGATCTCCACCATTTGGGCAAAAAATCTCTATTAAACTCTTATCATCTGATATAGTACTTCTACTTTGATCAAAATAACCTATCTTTATATCGCCTTTTTTTAGCACACCACTATCTGGCTCAAGCTCGCCTAAAAGCACCTTTAAAAGCGTGCTTTTCCCACTTCCGTTTTTGCCTACTATGCCGATACGCTCACCTTGCAAAACCCTTGTGTTAAAACTATCAAAAAGCATTTTTCCGCCAAGACTTTTTGTTAAATTTTTACACTCAAAAAGCATTTTTTTGCGGTTTTGACTAAGCCCACCATGGTTAAAGCTAACATTTGCTCTCTCTAGCTCAAGTTTAACTTTTCTTATAATTCCTGGATTTTTCTTAGCCGCTTCTCTCATGGATAAAACGCGCTGTTTTCTTCCCTCATTTCGTTTTAAACGCGCCTTAACGCCACGCCTTAGCCACTCTTCTTCACTTTTTAGCTGTTTTAAAAGCGTTTCATGGCTTTTTGCAAGAGAAGATAAAATCTCTTGTTTTTTTATCAAATAACTCGCATATCCACCATCAAAACTCCTAAGTGCGCCAGTATCTATCTCAACCGTTCTAGTAGCAAGTTTATCTATAAAATACCTATCGTGCGATATAAAAACGATAGTTTGTTTTGAGTTTAAAAGCATATCTTCAAGAAATTTAACCATATAAACATCAAGGTGGTTTGTCGGCTCATCAAGCAGCAAAATATCGGGCTTTTTAAGTATCAAAGCTCCAAGCGCAACACGGCGAATTTCGCCTCCGCTTAGGCTGCAAACTGGGCGGTTTTCATACTCTTTTAGGTTAAAGTGTTCTATGACTCGTTCGATTTTATTTTCTATGTTCCAGCCATCTTTGCTTTCAATGAATTTTATCAAGTCGTTTTGCTTGCTTAAAAGTTCGCTGTTGTGGGGATCATCGGCTGTTAAATTTAGAGTTTTATGATACTCATCAATCGCATCAAATATATCCTTAAGTTGCGAATTTATCGCCTCTTTTACAGTGATGGTTTCATCAAATTTAGGATTTTGCTCCAGCATTTGTATATTTATACCATTTTGGATGATGACTCGCCCCTCATCGGCTTCATAAACTCCAGATATGATTTTCATTAAAGTGGATTTTCCGCCACCGTTTTTACCGATGATGGCTATGCGTTCCTTTTCATCAATGCTGAAATTTACGCCATCTAAAACTAAATTTGCTCCAAATTTCTTGCTAACTTCTAGTAAATCTACAATTGCCAATTTAAACCTTAAATGAAAAATTTTATTATTATACAAAAAACTTAGTAAAAATATGATGAATTCAAACAAATTTGGCTTGAGATGTTTAAATTATAAATAAATTTAGGCTTTTTATCATAATTATATTTTATAATTTTAGCATTATAATATTATTTTTAATAAAAATACTCGCGCGAATTTTATAAATTTGTTTATTAAAATTCTTTTGGTTTTTAAGATGATTTAAGTGCCACATACTATTTTTATGAGTAATTAAAACCTTTATAAATAAAATCTAGCTGAAATTTTAAATATTTAAAGCGTGATACTTTTAAAATTTACAAACCACAACTACACCAAATTTAGTAAAGATATAAATTTAAAATCAAAAATTATATCTTTAACTTAAATTTAGCATCAATTACAAAGATTAAATTTAGTAATAAATCAAAGCGAATTTAAAAAAATTTAAACAGATAAAATTTTATAAATTTATAGTAGCTTTAATAACGAAATTTAACATTTTAAAATGGTTTTAGCGGGGATTGATTTTACATTTTTCATAAAATTTGAGTTGTTTGAGTTGTTTGAGTTGTTTGAGTTGTTTGAGTTGTTTGAGTTGTTTGAGTTGTTTGAGTTGTTTGAGTTGTTTGAGTTGTTTGAGTTGTTTGAGTTGTTTGAGTTGTTTGCAAAAATTTAATGTATAAAATTAAATTTGGTTTAACATCAAAGCTAAAAAAAATATTATATTTTTCATATTTAATCAAAAATAATTTCTTGTGTGGCTTGTGTGGCTTGTGTGGCTTGTGTGGCTTGTGTGGCTTGTGTGGCTTGTGTGGCTTGTGTGGCTTGTGTGGCTTGTGTGGCTTGTGTGGCTTGTGTGGCTTGTGTGGCTTGTGTGGCTTGTGTGGCTTGTGTGGCTTGTGTGGCTTGTGTGGCTTGTGTGGCTTGTGTGGCTTGTGTGGCTTGTGTGGCTTGTGTGGCTTGTGTGGCTTGTGTGGCTTGTGTGGCTTGTGTGGCTTGTGTGGCTTTTAAAAATTTTTAGGTGGAAGCTTATTTAAGAAAAAAGAATTTATTAAGCTGTTTAATTAAATTCAACGCTAAAATAAAATATGGCTAAAATTAAAAAAATATTGACTATTTTAGCGATAAATTAAAAAAATTTAGTAGATTTATATAATCTGCTTCTTGCTGCTTCTAAAAATTTTCAGATGGAAGCTTGTATAACAAAAAAATAGTTCAAGCTGGTAGCTTATTAAAATTTAAATACGATATTAAATTTAGGCTCAAGACAAGTTAAAAACTTTTAAAGGGGTTTTTAACTACTATGCTGTCGATGAAAAACAAATACATATACCGTTCCCGAATTTCTGAAAAGAAATTTTGTGAAATTCTCAAGTATTTTTGCCTTGATTTAGAAGCTGTAAAGATAGCTAAAATTTGTAATACTTCTAGAAATTCTATCAATAAAATTCTAAAAGATATAAGAATTTTAATGGCACAAGAATGCGAGAAAATTTCTAAATTTGATGGCGAGATAGAAATAGATGAAAGCTACTTTTTACTTCGCTTTGCTAGTAACTGTAAATAGAAGGAGCTAAAAGAGTAAGAGGCAAAAGAGGCATAGGTGCAGCTAATAAACAACTAGTATTTGGTATGTTAAAACAAGAATGGTAAGGTCTATACACAAGTAGTTAAAAACTGCAGTGCAAGTGAGCTAGTGTCAATATTAAGAGAGTTTAGTGAGCTAAATGAGAGTATTATTTACTCTGATAGTTGCAGAGCTTATGATGGTTTAGTGGATTATGGAGCAAAAGCTCATTACCGTATAAAACACTGCAAAAATGAATTCGCTAATGGTAAAAATCACATAAATGGTATAGAGAATTTCTGGGGTTATGCAAAGCATAGGTTAAGTAAATTTAAAGGCATAAAAAAGATAATTTTATATTGCACTTAAAAGAGTGTGAATTTAGGTTTAATAACAGAGAAAACTTATATCAAATTTTACTTAAATTGATAAGAGAAAATCCGCTTAACTTGTTTTGAGACTAAATTATATAAATTTGCTTAATATTCAAAGTAAGAGAATTTAGCCTATAGACTAATTATCTAAATTTAATATACAATATCAGTTATCTTAAAATAAATCGATTTAAAATCTTTAAAATACTAAGTTTATATTATCAACTAAAATGAAAATTGTTTTAAAATAAAAGTTTAAATTTTAGTAGCGAAGTAAGATATAAAATTTTGCAAGATGGTTCAAAGCAAAAAACTAAAGCTGTAAATTTTATAAAAATTGTTGGTTTGGTTTTGTTGGTTTGGTTTTGTTGGTTTGGTTTTGTTGGTTTGGTTTTGTTGGTTTGGTTTTGTTGGTTTGGTTTTGTTGGTTTGGTTTTGTTGGTTTGGTTTTGTTGGTTTGGTTTTGTTGGTTTGGTTTTGTTGGTTTGGTTTTGTTGGTTTGGTTTTGTTGGTTTGGTTTTGTTGGTTTGGTTTTGTTGGTTTGGTTTTGTTGGTTTGGTTTTGTTGGTTTGGTTTTGTTGGTTTGGTTTTGTTGGTTTGGTTTTAAAATTTTTAAGTGGAAAACTATATAAGAAAAGAAGTTACAAGAGTTATAAAATTTTCGTTTAGAAATTTATATAACAAAATATTTAAAGCTTAAAATTAGTTTAATAAATTTAATGTAGTAACAAAAACTAGATAAAGTCGGAGCAAAAAATATCAGCTTTCAAAACAAGAAATCAAAAAATAATTTTGTAATTTTATTAAATTCTTGAAAAGTTGGTTGAGTTGTAAATTTTTAGGTGGAAACTTATATAAGAAAAAAGAGTTTATTGAACTGTTTAATTAATTTTAATACAAAATAAAATACGGCTCAAATTAAAGTAGAAAAATATCGATTCTTTTAATAGTAAATCAAAAAATCGCTTTAGCAGTTTTATAAAATTTTTGATGTGGCTTGCGTGGCTTTTAAAAATTTTTAGACAAAACTTATAAAAATTTAGTTCTAATTGCTCTAAATTTCTTATAAATTCATACAAAAAG
It encodes:
- a CDS encoding DMT family transporter; this encodes MKLLFIITAVVAGMMLPLQAVLNSALGASIKQPLFAAFASFLIGTITLFIALLIIKFDFYSIVQTKSAPPIVWLGGVIGAFYVWIVIVATPILGASLTFATLILGQMLISIMLDHYGVFGLPVVEISLSRIAGVLLILFGIFLIKKF
- the abc-f gene encoding ribosomal protection-like ABC-F family protein, with amino-acid sequence MAIVDLLEVSKKFGANLVLDGVNFSIDEKERIAIIGKNGGGKSTLMKIISGVYEADEGRVIIQNGINIQMLEQNPKFDETITVKEAINSQLKDIFDAIDEYHKTLNLTADDPHNSELLSKQNDLIKFIESKDGWNIENKIERVIEHFNLKEYENRPVCSLSGGEIRRVALGALILKKPDILLLDEPTNHLDVYMVKFLEDMLLNSKQTIVFISHDRYFIDKLATRTVEIDTGALRSFDGGYASYLIKKQEILSSLAKSHETLLKQLKSEEEWLRRGVKARLKRNEGRKQRVLSMREAAKKNPGIIRKVKLELERANVSFNHGGLSQNRKKMLFECKNLTKSLGGKMLFDSFNTRVLQGERIGIVGKNGSGKSTLLKVLLGELEPDSGVLKKGDIKIGYFDQSRSTISDDKSLIEIFCPNGGDHITVRGHYMHVYGYLKNFLFPKEYLDKPVSVLSGGEKNRLALAKLFTQQYDCLILDEPTNDLDIATINILEEYLMSFEGAVIIVSHDRYFVDKITNKLWVFEGSKINQTYMEYSEYLELEDEIDELEDLAKEAEKEQEIKQKEKTQNKKLSYKQNKILEEYPARIEAIEKRIKELNHALSNPEIYQKIGLQELFEELEEKKGDLQNMENEYFEVLSISENLG